From Qipengyuania soli:
CAGCCATTTGGGCCGTGGTATCGTCGAGGTCGTCGACGATGTTGCTGGTGAGGAAACCCAGATTCCGATTCACCCGCCGGCGGACTGAGCTTTCGCCTAGGTGAAAAAGAAGGGCCGCCCCCTCTCGGGAGCGGCCCTTTTCTTTTGTGCGGCTGTCAGATCAGATGTCGACTGCTTCGACGTGGCGCTTTTCCGCCTCGTCGTGGATGGTCATGCCCAGCGCCATCTTGGCAGTGTTGAGCAGGCCGATGTCCATACCCCAGATTTCTGCCTGACCGAGGTCCATGCGCAGGAAAAGCAGGTCCGGATCGTCCTTACCGCCGTCGTACCATGCCTTGACGAAGTTGTTCCAGAACTGCTCGAAGCGTTCCTGGCTGGTTTCGACCGAGAGCGTGCCATCGAAGCGGGCGAACAGGTCATGGTTCTTGGCGGTGAAGCTGGCCTTGGCCTTGCCGAGCTTGGCGAAGTCGCTCTTCTTCTGGGTGAAGAACCAGATCGCGCTGTTGGCATCCTTGTCGAGCTGCGCGGTCATGGGGACCGAAGTGTCCGACTGACCTTCGAGTTCAAGGAACAGGAATGGCGAGTCTGCCATCGCCTTCCAGAACTTCTGCTTCAGTTCGTCGGGGTTGCCTGCGGAGTTTTTCATGAGGGGGCCTTTCGTGATTGCGTTTGTCTTTCATACGCATGCGGTGGGCGGGTCGTTCCGGCGTTCACGCTCGGACGGGGCAGGCCACGGATGAATTGCCTATCACATCGACATGGAACATAATAGGAACAGACGAGTCGATTCCCTATGATCCATACTGATCCTGCTCCACTGCCTTTCACGGCCTTTGAGGATGTCGCCGCGATTTCCACGCGGCGCAGTGCCCGGTGGCGTCCGGGGCTGGCTGCGCAATCCGGGCCAGCATTGCACAGCGAAATCTTCGCCTCATCGCGCGAAGGGGCGGGCGCGGCGGTGGCTCTGGCGCTGGCCCTAGACGACTGGCGCAGCATTCCCCGTGGGGAAGGGCGTGAGGAAGAGGACCGCCGTGAGGTGCTATGGGTCCAGACGCGCGAGGCAGCACGACTGAGTGGGCGCCCCTATCGTGCCGGCCTGCCGCTGGAACTGGCGACAAGGCTAATCCACGTCCTTGCCGATAAGCCGGAGGATGCGCTCTTTGCCCTGGAAGAGGGTTTGCGCTGCCGCGACCTCGCCTTCGTGATCGGGGAAGTGTCCGGCAATCCGCGGGCGCTCGATTTTACCGCCTCGCGGCGGCTGACGCTGGCGGCGCAGAAACACGGTGTGCCGCTGTTTCTCGTCCGTCTCGATGCTCAGCGCGACCTGTCTTCGGCGCGGATGCGCTGGGAGGTGACCTCGGTGCCTTCCGCACCGCTCCGCTGGAACGCGCAGGCGCCCGGCGTACCGGCATGGCGGGCCGAACTGTTCCGCGCCCGTACCCATGCGCCGGGCGAATGGCTGCTGCACCAGGACGGTGTTCGACTGAAGGCAATGCGCGAGCGGGCCGCGGACAACGACACCGGAGGCGCGATGGACTGGACTGCGGGGCTGCAGCGCAGGCGGCTTCCGCAAGGAGCGTGAACATGATCGGGCACGGCAACGACCGCCCGCGCAGGATACTCTCGATCTGGCTTCCTGCACTGGCGATGGATCGCTGGCGGCAGGGCGGTGGGAAAGAGCGTCGCGAGTTCGACAGGCAGCCGCTCGTCCTGATCGCCGACACTGCGCACGGACCTCGCATCGAAGCTGCCAACCGTCCCGGGTCGGAAGCGGGAGCACGACCCGGAATGATGCTGGCAGACGCACGTACGCTGTGCCCGCAGCTCATTACCGCGCCTTCCGATCCAGCGGGTGATCTTGCCTTTCTCGAGAGCCTTGCCGTCTGGGCGCAGCGATGGGGGCCGTGGTCGGCGCTCGATGCGCCCGACGGGCTGCTGGTCGATGTAACCTCGGTCCCGCACCTCTTCGGCGGCGAGACGAGATTGGTCGAGGATGTCCATAATGCCTTCGCCCGCCGCGAACTGGCAGTGCGCACCGCCATCGCGCCCACTGCAGGCGCGGCTTGGGCACTGGCGCACTACGGGCCGCCGGGCACGATCGTGGAGGGACGTGAAGGTATCGCGCGTGCCCTGTCCGACCTGCCCGTCGCGGCACTGAGGCTCGACAAGGATGTCGTCACCGTGCTGCGCCGTCTCGGCCTCAAGCGACTGGGAGAGGTTTCGACCATCGGCCGCGATGCGATCCAGCGGCGCTTCCGCAACCGCAAGTCGCCTGCGGCCAATCCGCTGATCCGGCTCGACCAGCTGCTTGGCCTTGTGCCCGAGCCGCTGTTGCCCGTGGTGCCGGTGCAGATGCCGCTGGTTCAGCGCCGGCTGATGGAGCCGATCCGCCACCGGCAATTGCTCGACACGGTGGTGTCAGATCTTGCCGCCGACATGGCACGCGAGCTGGAGGGCAGGGGGTTGGGCGCGCGTCGCCTCGAACTCGGCCTGTGGCGTGTCGATGGCGAGGTGGTCGTACGCCGCCTCGAAATGGCCGCAGCGACACGCGATCCGGCGCATATCGTGCGACTGTTCGCGGCCAGGCTCGACGATGTCGACGCTGGCTTCGGGATCGAGATGCTGCGCCTGCGTGCCAGCTGGGCCGAACCGCTCGCGCTGGAGCAGGGCGATATCGAGGCTGCGGCGGAAAGCCACGGGACTTCGCTTTCCGCGTGCATCGACCGGCTGACTGTCCGCCTCGGCCCGCGCGCGGTCAGCCGGCCGGTGCCCTTTGCCAGCCACTTGCCCGAACGGGCGCAGCGCTGGCAGCCGCCGCTCGACCCGGAACCGGCTTCGCAAGGCTTACTCGCTTTTCACGAGAGGCCACTGAAAATGCTTGAGAAACCGGAAATGATCGCGGTGCTCTATGCTACCCCGGACGGCTACCCCCAACGCTTTCGCTGGCGCGGCTCCGTGCACGAGGTGGTGCGGGTGGAGGGACCGGAACGGATTGCCCCCGAATGGTGGCGCGAGCGTGGCAGCGCGCGCCTGCGCGATTACTACCGGATCGAGGATGACCATGGGCGCCGTTACTGGATCTACCGCCAAGGGATCATCGGTGACGGGAGGGGTAGCGACCGCAACGGCGGGCTGCCCGACTGGTATCTGCAGGGACTCTGCGCCTAAACTCAGGCGGGCTGCTCGGGAGCGGGTTCTTCCGCAGGCTCGTCAGCAGCCTCTTCCGGCAGGACAGGCTGCTCCTCACCGTGCTCGATCACCGACTTCTCCGGGAAAAGGGCGCTGGTCTTGCAGATTTCATCGCCACGCAAAATCGTTGCGGCCACGCGGGACTGTTCCATCGCCTCGGGCGTATTGTTGAACGGCGGAACGACCGTCTGCGCTGGCGTGCAGGTCCGCGGGGCCGGATGGGCATCATGCGTCGCCTCCGCGTGTTGGTCTGCAGGCTCCTGTGCCGCGAAAGCGGGTACGGCGAGCATCGCGAGGGCAGAAAAGGCAAGAATGGCGCGCATCGGTTCCTCCAAACGGCCCCATGCCCCCGATCGCCTTGCCCGCGACTGAACGCCTATTCCGAGCGGAGGAACTCGCTTCGGCGCGACCGTTTCTGGCCGAGCGGGATATTCCCGAAATTGGCCACCGGCCCGCTGGGCGCCTCGACCGTCTGGCTGGCATGTTCCACTACCGCCATCGGGATCGGGCGTTCGAAGATCAGGCCGCAGCTGTTGTCGTTGACCCAGACGACCTTGCAGAAATGCTCCTGGTCCGCCCACTCGAGCAGGCCGGAAACGCCTTCCACCGGTGGGTTGGGCGTGTCGAGGCGGGCACCTGCCTCGGAAAGGTCACTGAGGCGGCCGATGCGGTCGCCACCGAGCATCTTGAGCCGGGCAGGGCAATCGACAGCATATCTTCGGCTCGCGCGGCGTTCCGGCTGCGCGACAGCCGCATTCCTCCGAAATAGCGCCACCCATGTCCTCCTGTTGTCGGGCGAGGATAACGCCTTGGGTGGTTAAATGCGCTCTCACGGGCTTGGTGAGCGCAATTTAACCATGACGATTGCCTTTTGTTATTGGCGAAGGATTGTTGGGAACATATATAGAACATATGTCCTCGCAATCGGTCCTCCAGAAGCTCGAAATCCTTGCGGATGCGGCGAAATACGATGCCTCCTGCGCCTCGTCCGGCACGGCCAAGCGCAACTCAATGGGCGGCAAGGGCATCGGCTCGACCGAGGGGATGGGCATCTGCCACGCCTATGCGCCCGACGGCCGTTGCATCAGCCTGCTCAAGATACTGCTGACCAACCACTGCGTGTTCGACTGCCACTACTGCGTCAATCGCAAGAGCTCGAACGTGGCCCGCGCGCGGTTCACGCCGCAGGAGGTGGTCGACCTCACGCTCGCGTTCTACCGGCGCAACTACATCGAGGGGCTGTTCCTGTCGTCGGGCATCGTGAAAAGCTCGAACCACACGATGGAGCAGCTGGTAGAAGTCGCACGCATCCTGCGGGAAGAACACGATTTTCGCGGCTACATTCACCTCAAGACCATTCCCGAGGCGGATCCGGAGATCGTCCACCAGGCGGGGCTCTACGCCGACCGTATCTCGATCAATGTCGAACTGCCGACCGACAGCGGCCTGACCCGCCTCGCGCCCGACAAGAGCGCAGCGCAGATCGAAGGCGCGATGGGCAAGGTGAAGGCCGATCTCGTCGAGGCGAAGGATGCGAGGAAGCGCTTCAAGCACGCCCCGCGCTTTGCGCCTGCGGGCCAGTCGACGCAGATGATCGTCGGCGCCGATGCCGCGACCGACAGCGACATCGTGGGCAAGGCGAGCCGGCTCTACGACAGCTTCAAGCTGCGCCGCGTGTACTACAGCGCCCTCTCGCCGATCCCCGATGCGAGCGCGGTGCTGCCGCTGAAGCGCCCGCCGCTGATCCGTGAACACCGGCTCTACCAGTCGGATTGGCTGATGCGCTTCTACGGCTACAAGCCGGCCGAGGTGATGCAGGCGACCGAGGCGGACGGGAACCTGCCGCTCGACATCGACCCCAAGCTCGCGTGGGCGCTCAAGTTCCGCGAGCAGTTTCCGGTCGACGTGAACTGCGCGAGCAAGGAGCAGCTACTGCGCGTGCCGGGCCTCGGCGTGAAGGCGGTGGGCAAGATCCTCGCCAGTCGCCGCCACCGCACCCTGCGCTTGGACGATGTGGCGCGACTGACGCTGTCGATCACCAAGGTGCGGCCGTTCATCTGCACCGTCGACTGGCGGCCCGTGTTGCTGACCGACCGCGCCGATCTGCGCAGCCTGCTCGCGCCGAAGACCGAGCAGTTGGAGCTGTTTGTCGCATGACTGTTAAACAGGCTCTTGGCCTCCAGCACGTCCGGCTCGGCACCTATTACGTCGTCAACCTGCCCGATGCCGACGATTTCGACTTCTGGCGCGAGCGCGCCCGTGCGCTTGTCCAGTGCGAGGTGCCGCCCGACCGTATTGCCTGGGTCGAACCGGGCGGCAGCGGCGACCTCTTCTCGCATGGCGAGCGCCGCATGCCGGTCCCACCCGCTGATGCGCGTCCCGTCCGCGCCAATCGCCGCTTCGTGCAACTGGCGCGCAATGCAGCGCTTCATTCGGACACCGAACGCTTTGCGCTGCTCTACCGCTTGTTGTGGCGGCTGCAGGCCAATCCCCGGATCATGGAGGACAAGGCCGATCTCGATGTCCGGCGGATCGAGGAACTCGACAAGAACGTCCGCCGCGACAGTCACAAGATGCACGCCTTCGTCCGCTTCCGGCTTGTGGAGAGCGACCCTGATGCGCTCGGGGAGGAAGCGGGCGAGCACTACGTCGCCTGGTTCGAGCCCGAGCACCACATCCTGCGCGCCAATGCAGGCTTCTTCATGCGGCGCTTTTCGAACATGCGCTGGTCGATCCTGACCCCGCGCGGCAGCTTGCACTGGGATGGGAGCATCATGTCCGAAGGGCCGCCCGCACAGCGCAGCGATGCGCCTGGCGGCGATCCGATGGAGGACCTCTGGCGCAAGTACTATGCGTCGATCTTCAACCCCGCGCGACTGAAAGTCGGCGCGATGCTGAAGGAGATGCCGAAGAAATACTGGAAGAACATGCCCGAGGCTTCGCTCATCCCGGACCTCATCGCGGGCGCGCAGAACCGCGAGGCGGCGATGGTCGAGAAGGGCGCGCTTGAATTCGAGGAACGGCCCGACACGCTGGAGGGGATCGACCGCGCCATCCACGCCTGCCGCAAGTGCCCCATCGGCGCGCTCGACAACAATGCGGTGATGGGCGAGGGGCCGCGCGATGCGGCGCTCATGATCGTTGGCGAGCAGCCGGGCGACAACGAGGATTTGCAGGGTCGCCCCTTTGTGGGGCCGGCAGGGCAATTGCTCGACGTTCACCTCGAAAAGGCAGGGATCGACCGGCGCACGGCCTACCTCACCAATGCGGTGAAGCATTTCAAATACGTCCAGCGCGGCAAGCGGCGCCTGCACCAGAACCCGGGCGCGAAGGAAATCGACACCTGCCGCTGGTGGATCGAGGGCGAGCGCGCGATCGTGCAGCCGAAACTGGTGCTCGCCATGGGTGCCAGCGCGGCGCGCAGCGTGCTGGGCAGGACGGTGAGTATCTCGAAAGTGCGCGGCAAGCCGATCCCGCTGGAGGACGGCAGCGAGCTGTGGGTCACTGTGCACCCGTCCTACCTCCTGCGCCTCGAAGGCCCCGCGCGCGAGGAACAGGCGCGGCTGTTCGATGCCGACCTTGCGGCGGTCAAGGTGCGGCTCGGGGAAGTGAGGGGGTGAGATGCCCGAGAACGACCTCCAGATCCCCAAGCGGACGATCGAACTCGACCCCGAGCTGATCGACGCACCGCCGCGCGCACCCTTCGTCGAACTCGGTATCGCCTCCTGCTTCAGCTTCCTGCGCGGGGCGAGCGATGCGGTCGACCTGGTGCTGCAGGCCCGCGCGTTGGGGTACGATGCCATCGGGATTGCCGATGCCAATACCATGGCCGGTATCGTGCGTGTGCATACTGAAGCAAAAACGCTGAAATTGAAGCCGCTTATCGGCTGCAGGATAGAAACCGTCGAAGGTCTGGCCTTCCTCGCCTATCCAATCGACCGTGAAGCCTATGGACGGTTGTGCCGGCTCATCAGTGCAGGACGGATGCAGACGCTTGACGGCGAATGGCAGGAGAAGGGCGCCTGCGACATCTCGCTCACCATGCTGGCCGGCCATGCCGAGGGGGTGCAACTGGTCCTGCTCCCGCCACGTGACCTAGCCCGCGAGTTCACGATTTCGGTCGAAAGCAATGTGGTGCCGTTTCCGGAAGGTCCGTCATTCCCGCGCAGGCGGGAATCCAGCGAAGCACAACGCAAGCCCACCCTGGATCCCCGCCTGCGCGGGGATGACAAGGTAAGGAAGTCATTTCCCGATCTTCTTCCCCACCTCGTCGACCAGCTACCAACTCTACGCCATATTGCCGCCAGCTATCTCCATACCGGCGATGATGTCGCGCGGATCGAGCAGCTCGACGCGCTGGCAAGGGCGAATGGTCTCGCCATCCTTGCGACCAACGACGTGCATTACGCGACACCCGACCGGCGGCCGTTGCAGGACGTGATGACGGCGATCCGGCACAAGACCACCGTCGCTGCCGCCGGGCACCTGCTCCATGGCAATGCCGAGCGTTACCTGAAGCCGC
This genomic window contains:
- a CDS encoding pyridoxamine 5'-phosphate oxidase family protein, whose protein sequence is MKNSAGNPDELKQKFWKAMADSPFLFLELEGQSDTSVPMTAQLDKDANSAIWFFTQKKSDFAKLGKAKASFTAKNHDLFARFDGTLSVETSQERFEQFWNNFVKAWYDGGKDDPDLLFLRMDLGQAEIWGMDIGLLNTAKMALGMTIHDEAEKRHVEAVDI
- a CDS encoding Y-family DNA polymerase; amino-acid sequence: MIGHGNDRPRRILSIWLPALAMDRWRQGGGKERREFDRQPLVLIADTAHGPRIEAANRPGSEAGARPGMMLADARTLCPQLITAPSDPAGDLAFLESLAVWAQRWGPWSALDAPDGLLVDVTSVPHLFGGETRLVEDVHNAFARRELAVRTAIAPTAGAAWALAHYGPPGTIVEGREGIARALSDLPVAALRLDKDVVTVLRRLGLKRLGEVSTIGRDAIQRRFRNRKSPAANPLIRLDQLLGLVPEPLLPVVPVQMPLVQRRLMEPIRHRQLLDTVVSDLAADMARELEGRGLGARRLELGLWRVDGEVVVRRLEMAAATRDPAHIVRLFAARLDDVDAGFGIEMLRLRASWAEPLALEQGDIEAAAESHGTSLSACIDRLTVRLGPRAVSRPVPFASHLPERAQRWQPPLDPEPASQGLLAFHERPLKMLEKPEMIAVLYATPDGYPQRFRWRGSVHEVVRVEGPERIAPEWWRERGSARLRDYYRIEDDHGRRYWIYRQGIIGDGRGSDRNGGLPDWYLQGLCA
- a CDS encoding PilZ domain-containing protein; translated protein: MALFRRNAAVAQPERRASRRYAVDCPARLKMLGGDRIGRLSDLSEAGARLDTPNPPVEGVSGLLEWADQEHFCKVVWVNDNSCGLIFERPIPMAVVEHASQTVEAPSGPVANFGNIPLGQKRSRRSEFLRSE
- a CDS encoding putative DNA modification/repair radical SAM protein, yielding MSSQSVLQKLEILADAAKYDASCASSGTAKRNSMGGKGIGSTEGMGICHAYAPDGRCISLLKILLTNHCVFDCHYCVNRKSSNVARARFTPQEVVDLTLAFYRRNYIEGLFLSSGIVKSSNHTMEQLVEVARILREEHDFRGYIHLKTIPEADPEIVHQAGLYADRISINVELPTDSGLTRLAPDKSAAQIEGAMGKVKADLVEAKDARKRFKHAPRFAPAGQSTQMIVGADAATDSDIVGKASRLYDSFKLRRVYYSALSPIPDASAVLPLKRPPLIREHRLYQSDWLMRFYGYKPAEVMQATEADGNLPLDIDPKLAWALKFREQFPVDVNCASKEQLLRVPGLGVKAVGKILASRRHRTLRLDDVARLTLSITKVRPFICTVDWRPVLLTDRADLRSLLAPKTEQLELFVA
- a CDS encoding UdgX family uracil-DNA binding protein (This protein belongs to the uracil DNA glycosylase superfamily, members of which act in excision repair of DNA. However, it belongs more specifically to UdgX branch, whose founding member was found to bind uracil in DNA (where it does not belong), without cleaving it, appears to promote DNA repair by a pathway involving RecA, rather than base excision.), which translates into the protein MTVKQALGLQHVRLGTYYVVNLPDADDFDFWRERARALVQCEVPPDRIAWVEPGGSGDLFSHGERRMPVPPADARPVRANRRFVQLARNAALHSDTERFALLYRLLWRLQANPRIMEDKADLDVRRIEELDKNVRRDSHKMHAFVRFRLVESDPDALGEEAGEHYVAWFEPEHHILRANAGFFMRRFSNMRWSILTPRGSLHWDGSIMSEGPPAQRSDAPGGDPMEDLWRKYYASIFNPARLKVGAMLKEMPKKYWKNMPEASLIPDLIAGAQNREAAMVEKGALEFEERPDTLEGIDRAIHACRKCPIGALDNNAVMGEGPRDAALMIVGEQPGDNEDLQGRPFVGPAGQLLDVHLEKAGIDRRTAYLTNAVKHFKYVQRGKRRLHQNPGAKEIDTCRWWIEGERAIVQPKLVLAMGASAARSVLGRTVSISKVRGKPIPLEDGSELWVTVHPSYLLRLEGPAREEQARLFDADLAAVKVRLGEVRG